TACTGAACCGTCAGCTGAGATAGCATCTGCCCCTGTGATCGCTAGATCTACTTCTTTGGTGAAGTGCCCTATAGAGGCGTCTGTTATGATAAACACCTTGCAACCGCTTTTAGCTAGCGTCTTAGCCATACTCCTGCCTTCGCAGAGAGGCCTTGATTCTGTGACATATACCTCCAACCTATTTTGTGAAGATGCTTTCTTGAGTGCTTCAAGGATGGTGTTACTGAAGCTATGTGTCAATACTTTTGAAGTATCTTTAACCAACTTTACGGTGTTTTCAACACATCTCTTGAACGCTTCATCCTTGGCCCCAAGCCACTCTTTAACTTCACGTCTTAAGGTCTCTTTAAGAGCTTCTAGATCTAGGTTTCTGCTGTAACCTTCTATGACGCGCCCAAGAAGATATGCTACAACGTTCTCTATGGCAAGCATACTTGGTCTTGTGCCAGCTAACTCTTTTGAGTAAAACTTAAGGAAGGATATGTAGTCACCTACTCCACCTTTTTTGAATGAATCTGACGCATCTTGAATAACCATAGCTGCTTTAGCAGCTAGCCAACTTGATCCATGTGTTAGATCATCCTCTATTTCTTTTAAACGGCTGCGCAACCTCTTGTTCATCTTGTAGGTGCGGGGCTTAACCCTCTCTAACGCATCTGCTAAACGAGGCACAGTCTTATACTGCTTGATCTCATTGGGTTTAACCCAAGCGTAGGTTTCGTGCTCCCAGTCCAACCTTATCCTGCTTGTAGGCGCCTTAAAGAGGAAGGGGTGGACTAGCCATAACACATCCTTCTCTCTATCGTAAGCTGGCAGAGGCTCACCTATCTTCAGAAGCGCCTCTCTACCTATC
The sequence above is drawn from the Nitrososphaerota archaeon genome and encodes:
- a CDS encoding NUDIX domain-containing protein, which encodes MIVRSVATSFLTYRGKILILRRSAKVGSYQGSWAGVSGYVEEDEQPLDTALKEVEEETGLKIGREALLKIGEPLPAYDREKDVLWLVHPFLFKAPTSRIRLDWEHETYAWVKPNEIKQYKTVPRLADALERVKPRTYKMNKRLRSRLKEIEDDLTHGSSWLAAKAAMVIQDASDSFKKGGVGDYISFLKFYSKELAGTRPSMLAIENVVAYLLGRVIEGYSRNLDLEALKETLRREVKEWLGAKDEAFKRCVENTVKLVKDTSKVLTHSFSNTILEALKKASSQNRLEVYVTESRPLCEGRSMAKTLAKSGCKVFIITDASIGHFTKEVDLAITGADAISADGSVINKIGTYLLALAAHRANIPFYVAAETLKISVRTLFTKPTLEERSPTQVYKGSKNLMARNIYFDVTPADLVTKIVCEQGLIDPSKVYDYAVEALRASYFP